atacagaAGCCATTTCATACCCCAAtcatttctgaaccttttccaattccagtatatgttttttgagatggggccaccacatctgcatgcagtattcaagatgtgggcataccatggatttatgcagaagggaccattgtcatcatctagtctggcctcctgcataaacacaggctagggacctgcctcaaaataatttctagagcagatcatttagaagtacacccaatcttgattttaaaattgtcagtgatggggaatccaccatgaGGCTTGGTAAttggttccaatggttaattactctcaccattgaAAATGtatactttatttccagtctgtttttgtgtaggttgacagaagaattcttccactgatttagctactgcctctcaccaATAGACCCTAATTTGATCTATAACCCATTATTCTAAATGTATGTGACCCTGAGTGTCATTTTGGCTGGAGAAGCCCTGTCTGTCCTCTCTAGGCTAAAGCAGTTTGTGAGACTGAGCAGAAGAAAACATCTTTAGTAAATAGAATGAGTCTCTCTCACCTCCCACTtcactccactgaactcagtagaTGTGGCTTTCacatgatccaaagtccactatTGATTGTTGCATATAATTGTGTGAGCATGAAAAGAGGTTTGTTTAAAAGAACAGAGCAAATGAAAACTGTTCTTTATTTGTATGTGTGTCGTCTGCAGACCAttcttttggttttcttttttcctttaaattaatGATTACCTATATGACTTGAGCGATAGAGGATCTGGCTCAAAAGggatgaaaaaaatgtatttccgTCTGCCAGGGTAATTATTCTATATAGGAGGAATAAAAAGAATGATCTCCAGTGGGTTTTGGAAGCTGACTGCTTCAGCCATTGTTTGTTCTGTCCATGAAGACTGTGACTCCCCAGACTCAGTAATTAAAAATGCCATTGAGGAGTGGGATCAGGGGAGACCTAGCTTTCTCCTGTAATAACTACAATTATGAGCAGGTATCTGCAGTTCATAAATAGAAGGGAAAGAGTAAACAAACTTGCACCTTCCTGGTGGGACATAAAGGAACCACATACTCAGTTGGAACATGCTAAGAGAATCCAGCACCCTGAAgaaaaattagaaggaaaaacTTGAATGTAGCTACCATATCCTGAAGAAATGAGAGATCGTTGTTTATGGTCTGAAATTTCCTGCAGTTCCAGGTAagcatcatcatgttcccatttctcccccaccccctcgaCTACTGCTCTGGATTGAAATAGCTCCCAATTTTGTagtttgcagtgtagttgtagccatgttggtcccaggttatTAAAGacaaaaaggtgggtgaggtaatatcttttattggaccaacttctgttggtgaaagagacaagcttgcgagctgacctgaagaagagctctgtgtaagctcaaaagcttgtctctttcaccaacagatgttggtccagtaacagatattgcctcacccaccttgtctctctgtagTTTCTAATGCACattcaaatgcaaaatattaatggCAACTCCAGCAATGTTAAGTCAGTTTCATTTTGCAAATCAATGGGATGCATGGTGTTGATACACTAGGTCACCACTGAGAGATTGGGAGTTTGATGAAGCTGGGGCACATATTGTTTTTTGGAATCTGTTGGAGATAAGAGCAAAGGCCAAAGGGAGTTGTGGAGTGAGCTATCCACAGTGCTGTATGCCGTATGATATTGTATATAGTCTCGTTCCATACAACTTCTTACAACACCCTCATCCCCGTCGAATCAAAGCACCTTCCAGTCGTGCATTAAGTGATGACTGAGTGTGCGGTGCAGTGTTTTGTTTGTCAGGGTTTTGCATTGGGAGATTTGTTTTCCAACATAAACATGGCTCTTTTTTTGTGTTGGAGAAGACAGGCCAAAGAAGCACGCCCTGCTCTTGGAGCGGAAGGTGGTGAGGGTTGTGATGGGCTTGAGTCCGATCCCAGTGAATGAATTCACCCAGGAACTGACTCCTGAGACAGCTTTGTCTACTGCACAGGTGAGCTTTACCCTGGTGATGGAGCTTCCACTGGGCCAGGAGAGCAGCGCTGTCGACCCCGGTCCTCATGGCAAGCATTAGGTGATCTGTAATACTCACTTATGGAAATTCAAGTAAAACTCCAGTACCACAGAGGGGACTAAAACTTCCTACTAATCCCCTCAATTAGATGCAACAACATAAGattaaaacaagacaaaaactTAGCACTCAGAGAAAGATAAGCCACCACTGGTTGGTGGACGTGCTGTTCACACTAATCAGTACAGATCTTTCAGATGCTCCGGGCCTAGGCCACTGAGCACATTAAACAAAAGGACTGAGACTTTGAACTTGACTCAGTATTCTGTGGGAAGCTGcgtagagagcagaggacaggtttgaAAGGGTTAAGATAGTGGCGAGGGATGCAGGAGACTTTTCCGTTCACTTCTCATTTCCCATGCTGTTAAGGTTTTGGGTGGGTTGGATGTGTTTCAACACAAAATTAAccacaggaactcctcacttaaagtcatcctggttaatgttgtttcgttgttatgttgctgatcaattaaagaacatgctcatttaaagttgcgcaatgctcccttatagcgttgtttggcagctgcctgctttgtccactgcttgtaggaagagcagcccgttggagctagcggGTGGggacttggaaccagggtggaccggcagcccccacatcagctccccgctcccctaagttccctgtgctgCAGCTGGCCAGCAGCCTAGCAACTgggggcagttcagctgtccctccccccactgccatgtgctgctcctgccctctgccttggagctgctccccggagcctcctgcttgctgtgcaggggagggaaagaagggcTAATGtgagggtgtccccctcccccctgctcctgcaccctgcttaccccttctccatagagcaggggggacatgAGAGGGCTCAGGAGGAAGGGAGTTTACTGGacgcagctgctgtctcaacttcctgatctactttaaaaggcaatgtacttagagtggtgtcagcatacttaaagaggcaatgtgcatctctctctctcacacagggtgtgtgtctctgtctctgtctgccgtgctgtctcccctccctccattcgtgctgccttgtagagtgtgaggctacattaacaacaatgtgttaacccttgagggcacAGCCAAATGCTAGTTCATcctttagcagtaaggcattccctgggaaatatcccaccctcttccaccctctaacttcaccacctcaaccaagcttcacaatcaacattgctgtgtacagcattaaattgtttgtttaaaacttatactgtgtgtacattagttcttatggggaaattggatttgcttaacatggTTTCAcctaaagtcgcatttttcaggaacataactacaacattaagcgaagAGTTACTGTACCACTAAACAAAGTTTTCCTTTGTGTTAatagtttcatttatttttcccagGTTAAAACGCCATGACGAACCCAGAATGGGAAACCAAACAGCCATCACAGAATTCATCCTCTTGGGGTTCCGGGATCTCCCTGAGCTGCAGacccttctcttcctgctgtttcTAGTGATCTATGTTTTGACCATGGCTGGGAACCTCCTCATTGTTGTACTAGTTGTGgctgatcagcaccttcacatccccatgtacttcttcctggggaacttgtcctgcttggagacctgctacacTTCCAACATCCTGCCCAGGATGTTGGCCAGTTTCCTGACAGGGGACAGAACCATTTCATTCAATGGGTGTCTCACACAATATTATTTTTTTGGATGCTTAGCAGCTGCAGAATGTTTTCTCCTAGCAGCCATGTCTTATGATCGGTACCTAGCGATATGCAAACCCCTGCATTATGGAGCCCTCATGAATGGGAGGCTTTGCCTCCAGCTAGCTACAGTGTCTTGGGTAAGTGGCTTTCTGTCTAATACTATATTAACATATTTTATCTCAAACTTAATCTTCTGTGGTCCCAATGAAATTGGCCATTTCTTCTGTGATTCCTTCCCAATGATGAAACTCTCCTGCAGTGACACTCatctgactggacttttaacgtccATTGTGGCTTGCATATGCTCACTGCCTCCGTTTCTATTAACCATGACATCCTATATTTATATCATTACCtccatcctgagaatcccttccagCACTGGAAGAAAGAAGAcattttccacctgctcctctcaccttATTGTGGTTACAATTTTCTATGGGTCGATACTGATTGTGTATGTGCTTCCGCATAGCAACAGACTGAAGGACTTTaacaaagtcttctctgtctttTACACCATCCTGACTCCCATGGTCAATCcactcatctacagcctgagaaacaaggaAGTAAAGGAGGCCCTGAGGAAAGCTTTCAATAAATGTATGGATTTTAAGACACTGCAGAAAATTCAGATTGCTTCAAGCTAGTGAAACACTATTcataattttgattttcttttgagTCAGTGAGACGCAGCCAGGCATTCCGTAGTTTTAGCCACTGGGAATGTACAGCTGTAACATCTGCAAATATgcaggcaaaacaaaaaaaagagtgtAGAGTGCAGGATCTATTGATTCTGTCGTATAAACAGTTTATATATGTAGGAAGATATGTTTGTAGCAAATTCAgttaagtaaaataaataaatttgtctcACTATATGccacttctctttctttctttctttctttctttctttctttctttctttctttctttctttctttctttctttctttcttttatgataCCATCCAAGATGTTTGGTACATACTTGGCCGGCTTGCCCCTCCTGCCACAAGATCCAGTGgggctacatttctatttttagcacactagctcagtcagagctagtgtgggtatgtctccttgagctggaaactACACCATCCAACTCCAGTTTATAAATACCCTTTGTGACTGTAGAGTGGTATTAAACCCTCGTAATGAAGGGGAGAATTTGAAATGCaaacaaatgctgaaatattGGTATTGCTCATCAGAGAAAAATTAAATTTGCTGATCAGCTGTTCTATCCATGGAACTATCAAAAGTTTTCTGATTCTAACTTTATCATTAATACATTTTCTCTCACTCTTGACATCTCCAGCACTTCGTCTCCTCCCTTGATCTCTCTCCACCTCAACTTCATGGCCTGAGCTTAGAGTTCTAGGACCAGGATTCAGCAGAATTCTCCTGACCCCTCTCCCTTGGTAGCTTCAACCTGGCTGCTCTCTCAGATCACAGAAAACCAGACATGCTGTAATATTTAGCGGAACACGCAGTCATGTCTGCAGTCCTGTTTGGATGAGCACTCATCACCCAATCAGTGAGAGACCTAAAAGGGACCAGGCTGGCTGTGCAGTCTTTCCTAGAAGATGTGTAATTCAGTAATTAATTATTTGATCCATTAAAGTGCCATGAGGCCTATCTGACAAGCTACAAACTGTGAATACTGTGCTCCCCTGCCAccgcaaaacaaaaaaatagaacTTGTTTCTTTTACTCCGAAAAATagttgaaaaatatttatttcttgtaAATAAACCTTCCATGAACAGACAAAAACCCACTTTTGCAATGATAAAAATTTGAAtggaaaattttgcccagctttaATTAcaactccagcagtggggctctggcagcaatttaaagggcctggggctccagctgctgctggtagccccaggccctttaaattgccgcctggggaagctggtccacTCCAGTCCGGCGCACCAGCTCTTGCCAGCAGGGGTGGCAgctttgtagaaattttggtggtgcccagaacctgcccctgcccaaactctgcccccccccaactccaccccccacctgcccaaggctctgggaaggagtttgggtgggggaggaggtctggggtgcaggccctgggctggggcaggggattggggtgcaggaggggtgcagggtgcaggctctgggagggagtttggggatgggaggggtgcaggggtgagagctgtggggagaggctggggatgggtttggagtgtggctggggatgaggggtttggggtgtgggaggggctcagggctgaggcagagggttagggtgcgggggggatgagggctctggctggggctggagatgatgggtttggggtgttggagaggctcagagctagggcagagggttggggtgtggggggatgagggctatggctgggggtatgggctctggggtggggcagggctggggatgagtttggggtgcaggcaggctgccccgatactggagctggagaggaggactccccccagccctctcctcaccAGCAAcagtgagctctggggtaggGGTCCCCTTCTCCCcgccagcagcacactcacccccaccactgtcactgcacgtgctcctagggcccctctcaggtccaggaatctccctcgcctcccctgtggtgggtgacatgggggggggctgccatcacatgtgcatctcgtcccctgctgctgcccctcactgtagcctcactaggggtgggggatggggctgccccttacccagcgtggggcaggagcggtgactgcagGTGGGGAGGTGGCTGtactggtggagggtcctgccggAAAATAAaagggtctgagggggaagggcaggggaagggcagcctgccctggcagtgttgctggggggcactaggaccctgtggCAGCAGTTGATGCAGGGAGGCAGTATGGTGCTGCAGGGGAGACAGGGATGTTCTGCTCCAGGAccagggaggtgggtgggggcaggaagggggggccaggggacactcgggggaggcATGGGGGGCAACAGGTGGGACCAGGGGGGAGACccagccccgaacattggtggagctgggctccCGGACCTTCAATATTGCTGGAGCCACGACCCCATATAACTTGCCTCTGCTGCttgccggtacaccgtaccggggcgtgccggcttactttcacctctgcatgcCGGAGAAAGAAGGGATTTATGCTCAGTGAATATGCATAGATCCGGAAGAAATGTATTCTTATCTTGAAGTACTGAGCTCTCTCACAGGGAAAACATTACTTTTGGATGCCATTAGACTCTAGCAAGATgagaaaggggagagggaaagagattccgtctttcttcccttttcttttattcCTCTCTTTTTTCCAAGACACCTTCCACTTCAGAATCCATTAGTACAATGCGACCACCCAGCCCACTCGTCCTTCTGAATGAGATTTCCAAACGCTCCGAAGGGACTTATGTTCCATAATTCAATGAGGACCTAAATATCATAGgctcctttgaaagtcccagccTCTGCTTCACATCTTCCATCATCCCAGTGATTCTGAGGAATGTGCTATCTCAGAGTAAAGCTATTTCCTTCTCTGGTTGCATCATCCATTATTTCCTCTATTTCTTCTTAGGCATAACAGCATTCACTCTCTTAGCTGTCATGTCCTTTGACTACTATATAGCCATCTGCAACTCACTGTGCTACTCCACTCTCATGAATGGCAGGGTGTTCATTCAACTAGTGCTTGCTTCTTGCTTCTTGGCTGGGAAGTTTCCTTCTTTTAATCAGCCCAGCCATCATCTTATGTAAGCGGCCATGCTGTCACTCTAACGTCATtgaccatttcttctgtgatgcTGAGCCTCTCTCGAGACTCTCTTGTGCCGATACCAGAATCGTGGAGGCAGAAAACTTTCTGATGGTGGTGGCTGTGTTACTGGGCTCATTAATGCTGACAACAGTGTCCTATGTTTACATCATGTCCACTGTACTGAGGATCCCATCTGCCTCAGGGAGATGAAAGGCCTTCTCTACATGTGGTGGTCACATCACGGTGGCCTCCATATACTATGGCAGTGCCATCTTCATGTATGTCAGACCCTCACAGGCACGTTCCTTTGATATCAAGAAAGCTGTGAATGTGCTGACCACCAATGTAAGATGGTTTCAGTTCGCCATATTAGTTTTCTTTAAGTTGTCCTTTATTCTCCATGTTATGTCCCCTTCTTGTTGCCCCtgttgcccctgcccctgcccagtaACAGCTAAGCAGCAGGAAATGTTGGTGCCTTTGTGAAAGTTTGAGCAGGAAATGATCAGGTGACCTGAAAAGACTCTTCCTGGTAACAAGAGGTGATAAAAGCATGCAGCATCCTGTGATGGGTGCTGTCCATCCTAGAGGCAGCCCAGTGCTGATATCTAGTCACTGCTGAGACAAGGTGGCAAGTCAGAAGAGAGAAGATTGCTTTCCTGTTCCTGTCCTGGTATCCTGAGGTGTCCTGGTGTTCGTCCTTCCTGCCCTGACATTGGTGTCTTCTGGTGGTGTCCTTGGATTTTGTGTATCCCATGTCCTGTACAATAAGAAGAATGGTGATGTGTTGGCTTTTTACTTTATCTTACCAATTGTTGTATTGTTTTGGGGCCTTGGCTTAAAGCCTGTTTGTATTGTTAACACCTGAGTGGTTTTCCTGTTGTTTATTGAGTATAGTTATTTGGGGATCCTTTAATAAACTGTTCATTTTTTTTGCACCTAATCGTGCCTCCTTGATTTTTGGGAATAAATCATTAACCAATGATAGATGCAGGAGGGGGACGAGCTTGCAGTGTGGGGGTTTGGGCTTGATTTGGGTTCCCAGCTCCCTTAGAAGTTAACACTGTGATAACCCTTTTGCTGAACACATTCATCTGAACACATTCCTCATACCCTGAAGAATGAGAAGGTCAAGGGGGTCTTGAGAGAGGCCTTCTCACACAACATATTTCTTCCAGGCTCTCTAAGAATCCAAAAGATGACCCTCATAGTCAAAGACCAGAAGAGATAGGCTCAGAGATGGGCAAGAATGTTGTTAACTGAATATTTCTATCTGCATCCCAAAACATGACTTATGTGCTTGTCTTCACCCACAGCCATCTGGCCACTGATTACAACCCTTCAACACTGAACTGGCCTAGCTGCCCAAACAATGGACAGCTACCATCTTGCTGGGTCAACAAAGAAAACCATCCTAATGGTGTGGGTTAAAGAGACCCTGAGACTCTCTCAGACAAGtgggggaagaagaaaaatcacAGGGTGTGGTGTACAGTCTAATAACCAGGGTGGGTCCAGGAGGATTTTGGTTGGCCAGGAGAATGTAGTCTGATTCTGTTCCATTCCTGGAAATGAAGAGGAAGCCTGTCTAGCCTGGCTTGTGATGAAGTGTAAGATGCGATGAGACTAAATATTCATGCAGGCCATTTGCTGTTTTGAATTTCTCCCCTCTCACCCCGCTTTGTTCTAACTGCTAAATAAAAGTACTTTATTTTCAGGCACTCATTGGTCTCTATCACTGGTCACAGGTCCCTGAAAGGAGGAAATGCAGGTATCTGAAAGCAGGTAGGACCTGCAGGGGGATAAGTGATTGGTAGCATATCCAGGTCCTGGTCTAAGTGTGGAAGAATGGCAAGATCCCACCCTGTGATTGGTCTGGGCAAAAAGCCAAATGCTAGAGAGACCAAAAAGTGGACAGCCCAGTAACCATGGTTACATCTCATATAAACATATGTAAAACACCACCCCCTCCAGATGCAAACTTTCGTACATTTTGGGGTGTTCAGAAGATCGCTCTGTTTCTGAATACTGCAGGTTTGCCtcctcttaggcctggtctacactagattGGTCAGGGATTGAAAAATCCACATGCTGGAGCTGTGTTATTAAACCAGCCTATGtccccgtgtagacagcactaggtcaatgaaagaattcttcagTCGATGTAGCTGCTGCCTCTTTCGGAGGTGGATTACCGATGCCAACAGGAGAATACATCCCGGTGGTGTAGTGTCTGCACTGAAGCGATACAGCCACAATGGTGCAGTTCTGCCGCTGTtgttttttaagtgtagacaagcccatagactACGTTCagatttggtttaaaaaaatgagtaaaatacaaccaaaaaaaaattgattttcccCCCTTAATtatgaaatttcattgaaattttgacGTCTGAACATTTTCAACCAGCCATTTCCTGCTGTTTTACTTTCAGCCGTTAGTACCATCACTGAAAAGAGTGGGAAAACTGCTGGTGAAATTCACCTGTATCCAGAGAAACcacacaaggcctatgcaccatttaTGTCTCCGTTTGATGGCTAAATCCAACATAAGGCCTATTGTGAGGACTTAACACTGATTCAAGAGTTGCAGTGTCCTGGAGTTGGCCCGCTGCACAAAGGCAAATTTCATCCTCTTTTAATTCACTATGAACGAGGCACTGTATGGATGGCAACTACATATTAAATGGGTTTTGTCACACAGGAGAATCCTAAATTTAACTGGGTAAAGTTGTCAGAAGTGCCTAAGAGCCAGGTCACCAAACACAAACAAACGAGAGGTTCGGCTCCTAGCCTGGCCTGGGTTGTTTTCTTCAGGAGCAGGAACAGCTGCTACCGCCTGCCTGATTTATATGGTAACTGGCCTGATTTCTTCTTTGCATGAAGTGCGTGTGGAACAAAAAGGGATAGCTCCCTGCGGCAGCCTCTCCCGggacccagaactgtgcaggggagacCTCAATCCTGGGAAGTAGGGCCCAGGCAGTGCTCATCTGTGGCCTTGGGGGAACACTGCAGAGAGAAGGCAGCCAGACCACGTCTACACTGCGCCGTTAAACCCAGGCACGGGTTTggacccagccctgcctccccctgctgtCCACACACAATCTGTCTGACTCAGGCCCAAAGACCCCCCTGGGACAGGGGCAGAGTCTGACCCCAAATTCCACTGAGGTTCAGGTTCAATCCTTGTCATTTTGTGGTGGTGGACgtagctcaagctgcagacccaaaTCAGAAGGTCTGTGCAGAGCAGTATGGGCAccttagcatggctgtgagacctgaTTCCAGCAACccaggtttacagtgcagtgCGGGCACTCCTATCAgtctatctatctattcccatATATACCCACCCACCCATCTATTTCCATACCCTtccatctgtctatctatctattcccatGACACCCATTTAAACtatctgtctgcctgtctgtccCCATGGACACCCCTCTGTGAgcttgcactctatatgattttatgaaaatatgctaatcatagaatcatagactataagggttggaagggacctcaggaggtcatctagtccaaccccctgctcaaagcaggaccaatccccaactaaatcatcccagccgggtctctgtcaagcttgaccttgaaaacttcaaaggaaggagattccaccatctccctaggtaacacatttcagtgcttcaccaccctcgtagtgaaaaagtttttcctaatatccaacctaaacctcctccactgcaacgtgagaccattactactcattctgtcatctgctaccactgagaacagtctagattcatcctctttggaacctcctttcacatagttgaaagcagctatcaaatcccccctcattcttctcttccgcagactaaacaatcacagttccctcagcttctccttataagtcatgtgttccagtcccctaatcatttttgttgccctccgctggatgttttccaattttttcacatccttcttgtagagtggggcccaaaactggacacagtactccacatgaggcctcaccaatgtcaaatagaggggaacgatcacgtccctccatcttctggcaatgcccctacttatacattccaaaatgccattggccttcttggcaacaagggcacactgttgattcatatccagcttctcgtccactgtaacccctaatgagtatgaatataatgtaactagaatatgcttcatgcaaaaggtctcttgtaaggtatcattacaaagcttataatctactgagtgtggtcatcctatttgtgcGTATGTGTCATTCTTgtgtctgaaactagaaatatgatatatgactctgagggcctattgtagttatgcaaattGTGGACCATTAATGGttgtttggaatcttgatggctcccatcagctaggacaattgactgtggatggctctgtttgcttgcagCCCTTCCTGTGAATCAGGCCGGAAAGATTGAAGGCTTGggatctcacaggacatgtgaccatgtcacctggtactgaaatcca
This portion of the Chelonia mydas isolate rCheMyd1 chromosome 13, rCheMyd1.pri.v2, whole genome shotgun sequence genome encodes:
- the LOC102947187 gene encoding olfactory receptor 1020-like, giving the protein MGNQTAITEFILLGFRDLPELQTLLFLLFLVIYVLTMAGNLLIVVLVVADQHLHIPMYFFLGNLSCLETCYTSNILPRMLASFLTGDRTISFNGCLTQYYFFGCLAAAECFLLAAMSYDRYLAICKPLHYGALMNGRLCLQLATVSWVSGFLSNTILTYFISNLIFCGPNEIGHFFCDSFPMMKLSCSDTHLTGLLTSIVACICSLPPFLLTMTSYIYIITSILRIPSSTGRKKTFSTCSSHLIVVTIFYGSILIVYVLPHSNRLKDFNKVFSVFYTILTPMVNPLIYSLRNKEVKEALRKAFNKCMDFKTLQKIQIASS